The Rhopalosiphum maidis isolate BTI-1 chromosome 4, ASM367621v3, whole genome shotgun sequence region CCGCGAACTTGGCGAGGGCCGAACGACCGCTCATGTCCATGCCTCGGAACGGCGAACACTCCAGACACTCCTCCAGACTGATGTGCGTCACGTTCAACCGGTCATCGCCGTACACGGTTTTCAGATCATCTACGGTAGACGACAGCGACACCTCCTACGAAAACGCGCATAAATATCGCAATATTAACGCGTTTATTACAGACAGAGCCGAACAAGTATcacattattatgtgtatatatattatttttattaggtacttaatacATAAAGTATTGGGAAAAAAGTCGACGTATTCCGAGTATTCTATTACTGGACGTATACGATTAATTTGTGATATGACATTGGCGTAATGGTATGTAactatgtatttgtatatacgtatatatatatagggtaAATTTCCAAAACGTGCTTacctcataatattatttcataataaataggtacaatgacattttgattttttaaattattaagtattttgaacgatcttatattttcaaatacttagatttttttatgtaatttaaagagTGCTCTGTAatgtctttatttaaaaagagaaccaatattttttattatattaataaacaaacattaaaatcttttaaaaataaattaaaataatatatatagcggTACTTTGGttaaattgtacttaatagtataatatatttgttttattattgtgttacagGATGTACAGTTTGAGTGTAATTTTATGAGTAAGTGATCAAGTATGAAAAAAACTGCCATTTcatgaaataaacaattttttataaaaatatttacctatatccgatatttttaataaaaataaattctatggTTATCAAATACTGAACTGCAATTCAATGAATGTAATATGTctatctaaattctaaattgtaaaaataaatataacttagttCCGCGGTGTCTTAATCTTTgaagataaaattttataaaatgtttctatCCACTGGATAGTCTggatactttatataataaattagttataatttaaatgattgattttatatgttatgtatattattttcttagtcatttaaatatcaaaagttgtttctaattgataaaattccaATTCTTTGACAATAAAAAggaagtacctacatattataaagatgTAATAAAAGTGAATAGGATATCTTTTGAAGGACGAAGTGCAgcgataagaataatattatagaagttCATTACTAATCAAAGTAGGTCGatcaaatagattattttgcTCTAAATTTTAGACCATTACTTACTCACGTTTCACACGTACTTATGacgtacctattacctatattaagaattatgtatagatataatcatgtatttttatttttcatattatatgttaataattgctACTTGCTACTCGATATTCACATATTAATCTAAAGGCTACAACAAGATCAATATGCagctaaataataagataaaataataaacatgggCGCAACTAGGGTCAAAAATCTGAGGGggctaaaaatattacaagtcttatgtttaatctaaaaatgttcTACCCCTCATAATCACCTAGCAATGGCTTAAATAGAAGATTTTTAAAGAGGAATGTAGCAAAAgcccaaaatattaaattgtttgtaaataaGGTAGGTAGGCATGTTTTGACAATACAGTTTTAAGTAACCTGGTTATTAATTCAGTAAAAATAAGCTATGCATACTTActcatgataaatatataataaaatgaggatgtcataatattcataacctCCTAACACTTCCTTTTTACATGCTACTGtctaattagtaaaaatagagagcttaaaaaaaataatacatctatttactaataaaaagtattgtttattatgaataataataataatgtttttaaacaaaattatattaaataaaaaaagtatgcggtaaaaaagtaaaaaaatatattttatcatatacctattataataaattacataagtaCTTAACTcataacatataacatattaatagtattattattttagattaatgtAATACGCCtatcttttttgaaaatttatcaacaataatcTGAGTGTCAATTTTATTAGCAATTTCTCTTTCTGTACATAAATTAGATCGATAACTAAGTTTTTCTTGTCCCATACTACTTCTTAACCAATTTTTTATACGCCTCATTGAGGAAAATGAGCGTTCGCATGTAGCTGAACTTACAGGTATTGTTACTGTAATTTGTTTCAGCTTATATAAATTTGGATAGATATGGTTTtcaacaactttttttaaatcattaaaatcaaaataatttttttagacttttaaacaaatatgtgCAACTACCATTTCGGACATTAAACTGTCAATTTCCTATtggaaattataacttataagctgCAATAgagttgttatataatataaacgtcaataaatattaaattattttgttagtcGTAATTAAatggtttcaataattttaataagcttCAAGTAAAACCGTTTAAAAACTGAGGGTGGGCTATGGATAAAACTGGGGGAGCGAAGCCCCCAAGCCCCCCTAATTGCGCTTATGATAATAAAGTGTATATAggtaagattttattttgaatttcgaatcctaattgtttaattaacttattcaATTATAGATACTTATTCAAAATTGAGCAgaactaaaatctaaataacatttttacgattttagaGAGTATGTCTAAATATAATCctcaagataaaataattataaactcattttaatttttatgttgcaAGTTTAGTTAagattttctataataaattatttacgaaCGCCCGACGGTTGCAGCGTTTATTAGTAGAATAgctaatttcaaataaaccaacaaattatatgttacataataataattgacaatattCGTATgcggtaataaattaatatgcatttatttaaatttaatacaattagatAACACTATTTTTGGGAAATATTCTTCGTGTTTACCTAaagtataataagaaaatatttgaataatgctCGTAtgaaaatgcataataattatgaatgtcACCTTGCAGAATTAAAACCGATACGGttataaaaagattaaatataaagtgaaacgattataagtaatatcgtattaattatttcaattgttttagATTGTAagtgtttatattgtaaaatcatgtgcgtgatatacatttatgaatacgaataaatatcaaaaattgtaaacgAGGGGGGGGGGTCCAAAACAGCTTCCCCAtataacctaataataatagtaacgcATAGCATTATATAGGTCGAAATGACTTAAATTATCATGTGAATCATGACGACCAATTAAAGTCTCGtatcatttcaataaaatatacgttaaatacaaaaaaactatGTGAAATTCAACATTTGAAGAATAGAAAGAGACGTATTTTGAGTGAGGATAAATCCCCCTGAAGGCTCTGCGTAGATCTATCCTATTGGGCCAATGAAGATGTCGGAACGCGGCCCAAATAATTCGGGTAGTCATTTATAGCGTCCCAATTATATTAGTCAAGTATCCCGCGAATGCATCAACACATTGGTTCACAAAATAACGTATcaacatattaatacaattggaatacctaataaaaaaatgttatttaatttgtttacgtATCATAACACAAAATTTGTGTTATGTATtagttgatatttaatatcaactcataaatattaatcagttttcaaaaattataacagtattatttttaaaagtttaaaaatctatttttttatggttacaaattaataatatataaatattttgtaatggtTAGTCACATTTGgcacatattttaaagtttctaatttattagACTATGTAATAAGTGCCTTACGTTAATTGGATCACCCCGATAACCCCGATTATGTGATCGATAAGAGAGTTTTATGAcgtacaaaatgtttttgtctATATTGTAGTTTCAATCCTATCAATTTATATGATCGTacgaaaattcaatattaagcTATACAtaagattataaattgtacacttatatgtatagatgaaaatacaaaatgttctctctaaaaatatgaaaaaatattacataagtattttaattttaccataggttaggttagtatAACCATGGTATATTGGCGGAAACGAGAATCAAcccttttttaaattgaccCTGATTCTGTCACCGGACCGACGAGTACGATATCGTTTAGGTAATGATTtactgattaaataatatttttatactaattacaGCACGGAACACTTACCGAAAGTGTTCGGTTGTAGTTGTCGATCCGTTTAATGCCACCTACGACGAACACGTTCACGCGACCGCTGCCGTGGCCCGAGATGGCGTTCACGGCTGACTCCAGCGAACAAGCGGACAGCCGCGGGATGCGATCGTCGTCCAGGAAAACGTAGTGTACGTCACTGGATCCGACATCCTGCCGGGCTGCCAGCGGATGTTTGGGTCCGGTCGGACAGCGTTCTGCACGAGACGAATGCAAAGCCGCTGACGGTGACGACGGTAATGGTGATGGCGATTCGAATTTCAAGATCAAATACGTGGCCGTCATAAGGAAAACGATGAACACTCCCGTCACCAGGGACCACATGAACACCACTGCCAGCTGATCCGGGACCGCGATCATGATTTTCTGAGCGCCCTTGTTCACTTTCGACATGTAACAGACGTCGTCTTCATCGTCGCCAACGTGGCGACATTTCCGAGTGATCTTCATATTGTCTACTGCTAATAACATATGTAACacgtaatagttttttttttctttttttttatgcaaatacagcttaaattgttttttaacttattttcaaaatcatcAAAGTTAGAAAATATggctatataaaaatttaacataaaatatttttcaaatgttgaatgatgttttaaaataaagggactattataatattaatttatgtcggTAATTATCGGTAATTATctttcatataaattactgttgaaaaaaaaaacttaactataaaaatattcatttgtcGAGGAAATATTTTGGGTGATAAGAAACATATGGAACACTGTATATTTAACAAGTAAACAACTAATAAATCAACActgcatttaattaatataagttcaCAATATTCAagctacataaaatataacttatgtccagtcaatatttaatagtatcgAAATCAACAATGtaatatacgtacctatatagttaataacctTATTAACAAATCGAAAACGATATATTCTACGGCATACTGctcacaaattataatactataatataatataaaatatactttgtagTTTAGAGGCCACCATAGATATGTATAACGAATTACGTTTTGCGCAATGAACTCAAAAACAAAACGTCCGATTTATgtgacgaaaaaaatattgacataaaataaatataccatttACAGTTATACTGTTGTATGCATACGAATAACacctatactaatatactacaaTACAAAGTCATgcgtaaacaatattttcgttGGCATATCGAACaatgtaaatgtttataatttacacgttagtttaaaaatattaagtaaagtaCTCATAACTAGCAAATGTAcagcataaataataacgttgatagctttttttatattaagtagtataatcgatttaaaaaaaaaaaacgtagaaTGTGACATTATAACCAGATGGGGTTTAAACTGTTTGAAATAGTAgtgagaaattattattagttttggtTTAATGGTTTTTcgtcattttattaaaaataattttcagttcAAGATGCATTAGGTTTTTATACTAGAACTGGGTTCTTACAAGTCTAATGTCATATTTTCACTAATGAGGGAAACagttacaataacaatataacattattaattgtttctaTGGTTTAGAAATTATCATCCACGAAAACGCTGCGTGACTAAACtaagtatttgatattttgatataaaacaactctaaaattgatacatttattttccactgttatctatacattatatttataattaattaccaaATAAGTAACTGGAACTTCGACGCcacacatttaattattgtacaaacataaatatatagaaatttcacccataaaaccattaatttaaattcaattaaaatcattatcttaaacttatatcaataataacgtAATCATATTAATGACGTGGGAAAGTTTtattctatgtattattattaaattattttgcatacAATTAGTTCTTAATTATGAAAGAAATCTACTTTTAGTCGTAGATTAtagaattgaataatttaataaacccaaagtaattcaatatttgtgCAAACATGCAGCCATGCAAGGTATCTATATCAatgatatagataatattattaatttataacaattaagaaaaataaattaacaactttaaaccttaataatataataattatgtacgttaaaaatattttattctggaacattttactaaatttcctattcaaattcattattatagtttatagattatattaggtgtaggtataaaacaatattaaataaaaaattagataaaataatctatatctGTGCAAAGTTTATGGGTCAACACAATATACCCAATCATCACTTTGTGTAGACGATTTCTAAGAAAACATACTACTGAACgtcaagtaataatattaaaatacatgccTATACTCGGCTATGCattcaaaattacaaacatttatttaaactatattaaaaaagaagtaattttaaaaatattaccagtACATGGTTttactataaactatttaatatataagcatgttattaatttcttttatattacgcattattattgtaagttaTAGCTTATAATTCAAGTGCttttataatggtttaaaaggatatgaaataaatgtatagatttttCCACTAGACactaaaattggtttttaaagtatataatcacatatatcatatcattataatcataataatgttatttacttgtatttcttatttatttttgtagtatttaaagtttaaacattatattttaaaaatgtttaatcacaAGATGTTTCTTAATAAATTGACTTAGTACAAAGTAATACCTATACTTGGTATTCTTAATAATACTACTTAGTAATACCTATTTACTCTTCATCAGTCtgtcattatatacataataggcatacgtatataattaaacttttaaacttcATATTCATACCAGTCATAGCGATAACGTTTTAGGCGATAAAATACTCGTGTAGGAATATGCAAATCTGATATGGTACaccaattgtataatttaaaaacgaaatctTTCTCAAACGtatgatacttttttaaagatataattaaCGCAAATTATACAGACAACAGACTACAGAGTTCCCAATTttgatcacaatattataagtgtGTTTTTCTCAATCttgacttttaaaaaaatatgtaaactatacattaataatttctttacaaacgagtaaacaaaattatatagattagcCAAAATGAATTGAACGGCCaaactttaaaactaattCTCATAACTCAAGATATTAACAACTTTTTTATCTACCAAAGAtgtcaaacaaatatatatgttattttctcTACAATCTACATCTTATCTTATTCATTTGATCAtttcaataaatcattttgaacgtatactttgataatttataagagtATATTGTCAGTATACCGTCTTGGGtgttttaatagaattatacCTACAGTAAACCCACagcctataattataatactgaaCTTTGAAGTCTGTGcagttatttactataatatacatactatacatttagtatataatacgttgataatattgtctaaatattaatagcataattaaaaactattttatgtaatattttatcgattattTTATGGATTTCATGTGCGTTAGCTGCAACGTCTTATCATGACGAGatgaataagaataattaagtGGTTTGAGCAGTCCTATTTATTCTGTAGGTTTATCGCGGACGCGCTCTTATCTCCGGAACTTTAACGGGGAGCCGCAACGCCAACACAAGTGGTCGCGTACCTTCAGTCATCACAGTACACCGGCGGCTGGCCAACGGCAACGACCTAAAGACGTCTTCCAAAAACCTTTCGATAATATCACACGAGAACGCATCGTACATTTGATCGAAAATATCACAATTCTCAACACACACGCGTCTCTTCACATATTGCACTAAATCGTATTGAAAAAGCGTCAAAATGCCGACGGTGCAAATCACCAAGCCTAAGGTGGAAAAGCGCAAACAGATCAGTGTCAAGTCCATTGCAGATGTTGAGGATGTGGTGGCCATGAAGAAAACGTTCAACCGACACCTGCACTTCACGCTAGTCAAGGATAGGAACGTAGCCACTATCAGGGATTACTATTATGCGCTGGCGCACTCAGTCCGGGATAGCCTGGTATCCCGATGGATCAGGACGCAAC contains the following coding sequences:
- the LOC113560295 gene encoding uncharacterized protein LOC113560295 is translated as MKITRKCRHVGDDEDDVCYMSKVNKGAQKIMIAVPDQLAVVFMWSLVTGVFIVFLMTATYLILKFESPSPLPSSPSAALHSSRAERCPTGPKHPLAARQDVGSSDVHYVFLDDDRIPRLSACSLESAVNAISGHGSGRVNVFVVGGIKRIDNYNRTLSEVSLSSTVDDLKTVYGDDRLNVTHISLEECLECSPFRGMDMSGRSALAKFAVQLVVLWQFGGTVLDDGVVVVRGDVYRATSSAVEYGDRTISSPIACHAFVYEAMLSVKKYALGGEVFAPDTGRTILDRTATVVGALSVADWVMCRGGVAVDDHCYYEEATAESLGYRCPVAADEPPSPKFQEPIRATSPRFRKPVDPATAMDTAAAEDGQNRNTTDDERVTAVV